The following proteins are co-located in the Streptomyces bottropensis ATCC 25435 genome:
- a CDS encoding ABC transporter substrate-binding protein, which translates to MRRHRDTRWLRALAVLPLLASMLAACGSDEGSGRPTLNWYNFPDDSGALQKAADRCAQASGGRYRISYNKLPRAADGQRQQLVRRLAAEDDSLDILGLDVTWAAEFAEARWIREWTGAAKQRAVTGTLRVPLQTSTWKGRLYAVPYNTNTQLLWYRKDLVPTPPKTWAEMLDAAEALARQGKPHFVEIQGAQYEGLTVWFNSLINSAGGSILNARATEPSLGAPAVRAAGIMRDLAKSPAADPSLPNQMEDQNRLAMESGVAAFEINYPFVYPSMKANNPDLFKNFRWAPYPRVDANRPARPTIGGIDLAVSAYSRHPGLAFEAALCLRNRENQLSAALEGGLPPTLRALYDEPAFMKEYPFSREVLAALESASVRPLTPAYQNVSIAVSHTLSPPSGIRPVSSVNTIREQIDDALRSEGVIP; encoded by the coding sequence ATGAGGCGTCACAGGGACACACGCTGGTTGCGGGCGCTCGCCGTACTGCCGTTGCTGGCGTCGATGCTCGCCGCCTGTGGCAGTGACGAGGGCTCCGGTCGGCCCACCCTCAACTGGTACAACTTCCCCGACGACTCCGGCGCCCTTCAGAAGGCGGCCGACCGGTGCGCGCAGGCGTCGGGCGGACGCTACAGGATCAGCTACAACAAGCTCCCGCGTGCCGCGGACGGACAGCGCCAGCAGCTCGTCCGCAGACTCGCCGCCGAGGACGACTCGCTCGACATCCTGGGCCTGGACGTCACCTGGGCGGCGGAGTTCGCCGAGGCGCGCTGGATCCGGGAATGGACGGGAGCGGCGAAGCAGCGGGCCGTCACGGGCACCCTGCGTGTGCCTCTGCAGACCTCGACCTGGAAGGGCCGGCTGTACGCCGTCCCGTACAACACCAACACCCAACTCCTCTGGTACCGCAAGGACCTGGTGCCCACCCCGCCCAAGACCTGGGCTGAGATGCTGGACGCGGCCGAGGCGCTCGCCCGGCAGGGCAAACCCCACTTCGTGGAGATCCAGGGCGCCCAGTACGAGGGCCTGACCGTCTGGTTCAACTCGCTGATCAACAGCGCGGGCGGCTCCATCCTCAACGCGCGTGCGACCGAACCCTCCCTCGGCGCTCCCGCCGTACGGGCCGCCGGGATCATGCGTGATCTGGCGAAGTCCCCGGCCGCGGACCCTTCCCTGCCCAACCAGATGGAGGACCAGAACCGGCTCGCCATGGAGTCGGGAGTGGCGGCGTTCGAGATCAACTACCCGTTCGTCTATCCGTCGATGAAGGCGAACAACCCCGACCTGTTCAAGAACTTCCGCTGGGCGCCGTACCCGAGAGTCGACGCGAACCGTCCGGCGCGGCCCACCATCGGCGGCATCGATCTGGCGGTGAGCGCGTATTCGCGCCACCCCGGCCTGGCCTTCGAGGCGGCGCTGTGCCTGCGCAACCGCGAGAACCAGCTATCCGCCGCGCTCGAGGGCGGTCTGCCGCCCACCCTGCGCGCCCTGTACGACGAGCCCGCGTTCATGAAGGAGTACCCGTTCTCCCGCGAGGTGCTGGCCGCCCTGGAATCGGCGAGCGTGCGCCCGCTCACTCCCGCCTACCAGAACGTGTCGATCGCGGTCTCCCACACGCTGTCCCCGCCGTCGGGGATCCGACCGGTGAGCTCCGTCAACACCATCAGGGAGCAGATCGACGATGCCCTGCGATCCGAGGGTGTGATCCCGTGA
- a CDS encoding RNA polymerase sigma-70 factor, which translates to MNKVGEFEELRPLLFSIAYRILGSVSEAEDAVQETWLRFDGSATIPTSVKAFLSATVTRISIDVLRSARVRREAYVGPWFPEPLLSDPYQDPSRAAELADSVSMAALLLLERLSPLERSVFVLREVFGFGFDDIASAVGRSEAACRQLLVRARRHMEAGRPRFEADRQHRQELATRFFDALSEGDVAGLRDLLAADVQLVGDGGGKAPQLARAVVGAENVARLLASVFPLLARIDVTFTAHEVNSQPGAIFRDRDGRVLHALALDVLDGQIQTIRSVINPDKLGHLGPVADAWAIDGEVKQARRQM; encoded by the coding sequence GTGAATAAAGTCGGGGAGTTCGAGGAGCTGCGGCCCCTGTTGTTCTCGATCGCCTACCGGATTCTGGGCAGTGTGAGCGAGGCCGAGGACGCGGTGCAGGAGACATGGCTGCGCTTCGACGGCTCGGCGACCATTCCCACGTCGGTCAAGGCGTTCCTGTCCGCCACGGTGACGCGGATCTCGATCGACGTGCTGCGCTCCGCGCGGGTGCGGCGGGAGGCGTACGTGGGCCCGTGGTTCCCCGAGCCACTGTTGAGCGATCCGTACCAGGACCCGTCGCGCGCGGCCGAGCTGGCCGACTCGGTGTCGATGGCGGCGCTGCTGCTGCTGGAGCGGCTCAGTCCTCTGGAGCGGTCGGTGTTCGTGCTGCGGGAGGTGTTCGGCTTCGGGTTCGACGACATCGCCTCGGCGGTGGGGCGTTCGGAGGCGGCGTGCCGACAGCTGCTGGTACGGGCACGTCGGCACATGGAGGCCGGGCGGCCGCGGTTCGAAGCGGACCGCCAGCACCGGCAGGAGCTGGCGACACGGTTCTTCGACGCCCTCAGCGAAGGCGATGTCGCCGGCCTACGGGATCTACTGGCCGCCGACGTGCAGTTGGTGGGGGACGGCGGCGGCAAGGCCCCGCAGCTGGCCAGGGCCGTCGTCGGCGCCGAGAACGTCGCACGGTTGCTGGCTTCCGTTTTCCCGCTGCTGGCCCGGATCGATGTGACGTTCACGGCGCACGAGGTCAACAGCCAGCCCGGCGCCATCTTCCGTGACCGGGACGGCAGGGTCCTCCACGCCCTCGCCCTCGACGTGCTCGACGGGCAGATCCAGACCATTCGTTCGGTGATCAACCCCGACAAGCTCGGCCACCTCGGACCGGTTGCCGACGCCTGGGCCATCGACGGCGAGGTCAAACAGGCCCGTCGGCAGATGTAG
- a CDS encoding glycosyl hydrolase family 95 catalytic domain-containing protein, which produces MEHPHPLDRRHFLTGAALTAGAAALPGGLLSGTAAAAVPSQITVPDRGIYDTSPASSWADGFLTGNGEYGAILHGAAALEKVVFNYHRLVLPNGTRTVKPPVLSGRLEGVRDKALAGNYAGANSDFASGWSLRWTQTYHPAYELRIATPGMTTVGDYGRVNDFRTGEVSSSWTDQYGTWTRRAFVSRADNVIVHELTPAPGRTVDTTLSVHTALDGLPGSLSFTTRATTSSGSGYLNLRGTYPAGQGAFGYEGVTRVVATGSGSSVSASGSTIVVAKATKVILLTKLDRYESSTAWNSEPLHAELAGLGTDYTALRSAHSAVHTELYDRSRLDLNVSDADRKLSVSELIARQNANRSVIDTALLERLYDSGRYLFISSSGVLPPRLTGIWTGSWNGAWADDFTTDANINLQVAGSNILDLTDVMEGYFDLILDQLDDWRTNATHLYGARGFLAPSRTDGEYGHMLHFDNNGFPGQCWTGGADWLLYPLLEYYEVTGDSDFYRTKLAPALMELALFYEDFLTRTDSDGKAVFVPSFSMENSPGNTGVCLSVNATGDIMAGKHALQAAVDAADTLDVEQGSGQGVARWTALLRKIPDYRVNGDGALAEWSWPTLSDRYNHRHIQHLYGAWPLHEINPEDEPKLVPPALKALEKRGDQNISAHGSLHRALAGARLKDGAKVYDNLKKIIGNNMLFKSLMTSHNPNLDIYNADAANAFPGVLAEALLYTRPGVLEILPALPDQLAKGSLTGVRARGRIRVHTFSWDLSARTATLSVTSAVDQTISLISRRGMTSVATSATVASSPLGAHAREVTLVAGRRTDITVSLLTGWFKLVNRRSGKVLDVSGAGTTNGAKVIQWGWSGAVNQQWRFLPNPDGSFRIAARHSGRLLDSPGDSSPGTQLDQWQDTASDNQWWKLVAAGDGHYRLVNVRNPVWCVDADGGPTADGARVVQWPVGSGTNQEWQIEGV; this is translated from the coding sequence ATGGAACACCCCCACCCCCTGGACCGCAGACACTTCCTCACCGGCGCCGCACTGACCGCCGGAGCAGCCGCGCTCCCCGGCGGGCTCCTCTCCGGTACGGCCGCGGCGGCCGTACCGTCACAGATCACCGTCCCCGACCGCGGCATCTACGACACCTCCCCCGCCTCCTCCTGGGCCGACGGCTTCCTCACCGGCAACGGGGAGTACGGCGCCATCCTCCACGGGGCCGCCGCGCTGGAGAAGGTGGTCTTCAACTACCACCGCCTGGTGCTCCCGAACGGCACCCGCACCGTGAAGCCTCCCGTTCTCTCCGGCCGACTGGAGGGCGTACGGGACAAGGCGCTGGCCGGAAACTACGCCGGTGCCAACAGCGACTTCGCCTCCGGATGGTCGCTGCGCTGGACGCAGACCTACCATCCCGCGTACGAACTGCGTATCGCCACGCCGGGCATGACGACCGTCGGCGACTACGGCCGGGTCAACGACTTCCGTACCGGCGAGGTCAGTTCCAGCTGGACCGACCAGTACGGCACCTGGACCCGCCGGGCCTTCGTCTCCCGCGCCGACAACGTGATCGTCCACGAGCTGACGCCCGCGCCCGGCCGTACCGTCGACACCACGCTCAGCGTCCACACCGCGCTCGACGGGCTGCCCGGCAGTCTGAGCTTCACCACCCGCGCCACCACGAGCAGCGGCTCCGGCTATCTGAACCTGCGCGGCACCTATCCCGCCGGACAGGGCGCCTTCGGCTACGAGGGCGTCACCCGCGTCGTCGCCACGGGATCGGGCTCCTCCGTCAGTGCCAGTGGTTCCACCATCGTGGTGGCCAAGGCGACCAAGGTGATCCTGCTGACCAAGCTGGACCGCTACGAGTCCTCCACCGCCTGGAACTCCGAGCCGTTGCACGCCGAGCTGGCCGGGCTGGGCACCGACTACACGGCACTGCGGTCCGCGCACTCCGCCGTCCACACCGAGTTGTACGACCGCTCCCGCCTCGACCTGAACGTCTCCGACGCCGACCGCAAGCTCTCCGTCAGCGAGCTGATAGCCCGCCAGAACGCCAACCGGAGCGTCATCGACACCGCCCTTCTGGAGCGCCTCTACGACTCGGGCCGCTATCTCTTCATCAGTTCCAGCGGCGTACTCCCGCCCCGGCTCACGGGCATCTGGACGGGGTCCTGGAACGGTGCCTGGGCCGACGACTTCACCACCGACGCCAACATCAACCTCCAGGTCGCCGGCAGCAACATCCTGGATCTCACCGACGTCATGGAGGGCTACTTCGACCTGATCCTCGACCAGCTCGACGACTGGCGGACCAACGCCACCCACCTCTACGGCGCGCGTGGCTTCCTCGCCCCCTCCCGGACCGACGGCGAGTACGGCCACATGCTCCACTTCGACAACAACGGCTTCCCGGGTCAGTGCTGGACCGGCGGCGCGGACTGGCTGCTCTACCCGTTGCTGGAGTACTACGAGGTCACCGGGGACAGCGACTTCTATCGCACCAAGCTGGCCCCCGCCCTGATGGAACTGGCCCTGTTCTACGAGGACTTCCTCACCCGTACGGACTCCGACGGCAAGGCGGTTTTCGTGCCGTCCTTCTCCATGGAGAACTCCCCCGGCAACACCGGTGTGTGTCTGTCGGTCAACGCCACCGGCGACATCATGGCCGGCAAACACGCCCTGCAGGCCGCCGTCGACGCGGCCGACACCCTGGACGTGGAGCAAGGCAGCGGTCAGGGAGTGGCACGCTGGACGGCGCTGCTGCGGAAGATCCCCGACTACCGCGTCAACGGCGACGGCGCGCTCGCCGAGTGGTCCTGGCCCACGCTGAGCGACCGCTACAACCACCGGCACATCCAGCACCTGTACGGCGCCTGGCCACTGCACGAGATCAATCCCGAGGATGAACCGAAGCTCGTTCCCCCGGCCCTCAAGGCCCTGGAGAAGCGCGGCGACCAGAACATCTCAGCCCATGGCAGCCTGCACCGCGCCCTGGCCGGCGCGCGGCTGAAGGACGGCGCGAAGGTCTACGACAACCTCAAGAAGATCATCGGCAACAACATGCTCTTCAAGTCGCTCATGACCTCCCACAATCCCAACCTCGACATCTACAACGCCGACGCGGCCAACGCCTTCCCGGGCGTACTCGCCGAGGCCCTGCTCTACACCCGCCCCGGCGTCCTGGAGATCCTTCCCGCTCTGCCCGACCAACTCGCCAAGGGCTCACTCACCGGTGTAAGGGCCCGCGGCCGGATCCGTGTCCACACCTTCAGCTGGGACCTGTCCGCCCGCACCGCCACCCTCTCCGTCACGTCCGCCGTCGACCAGACCATCAGCCTCATCAGCCGCCGCGGCATGACATCGGTGGCCACCTCCGCGACCGTGGCCTCCTCCCCGCTCGGCGCCCACGCCCGCGAGGTGACCCTCGTCGCCGGACGCCGCACCGACATCACCGTCTCCCTGCTGACCGGCTGGTTCAAGCTGGTCAACCGGCGCAGCGGCAAGGTCCTCGACGTCAGCGGCGCCGGCACCACCAACGGAGCGAAGGTCATCCAGTGGGGCTGGTCCGGCGCCGTCAACCAGCAGTGGCGCTTCCTCCCCAACCCCGACGGTTCCTTCCGCATCGCCGCCCGCCACAGCGGACGGCTCCTGGACAGCCCCGGCGACTCCAGCCCGGGCACCCAGCTCGACCAGTGGCAGGACACGGCCAGCGACAACCAGTGGTGGAAGCTCGTCGCCGCGGGCGACGGCCACTACCGCCTCGTCAACGTCCGCAACCCCGTCTGGTGCGTGGACGCCGACGGCGGGCCGACGGCCGACGGCGCCCGAGTCGTCCAGTGGCCCGTCGGCTCCGGCACGAACCAGGAATGGCAGATCGAAGGGGTGTGA
- a CDS encoding DUF4232 domain-containing protein, translated as MAAGLVLALGCGVSAQASATGPRTISGKTQDAATHRSGGNVAKATVATCSDKVLGVSAVKEPADSKDARHLLLTVQNAGDKKCNLYRYPLVRLGAGRTTAPVIKESDPNPGVPVTLAPGEEAYAGLLVNGPMDEYEAKSITLGLQGQKPGSSAGKPIDVPMPVPTLYANDGQRVTYWTTAPGLALDFIMSK; from the coding sequence GTGGCCGCAGGTCTCGTCCTGGCTCTCGGGTGTGGTGTGTCGGCACAGGCCTCCGCCACCGGGCCGCGGACGATCAGCGGGAAGACCCAGGACGCGGCGACGCACCGCTCCGGCGGCAACGTCGCCAAGGCCACCGTCGCCACCTGCTCCGACAAGGTTCTCGGTGTCTCCGCCGTGAAGGAGCCCGCAGACAGCAAGGACGCCCGACACCTCCTCCTGACCGTCCAGAACGCCGGGGACAAGAAGTGCAACCTCTACCGTTACCCTCTCGTGCGCCTCGGTGCCGGTCGGACCACGGCCCCCGTCATCAAGGAGAGCGACCCGAACCCGGGGGTGCCCGTCACCCTCGCTCCGGGTGAGGAGGCGTACGCGGGTCTGCTCGTCAATGGCCCCATGGATGAGTATGAGGCGAAGAGCATCACCCTCGGTCTCCAGGGCCAGAAGCCCGGCAGCAGCGCGGGCAAGCCGATCGACGTCCCCATGCCCGTCCCCACGTTGTACGCCAACGACGGCCAGCGCGTCACCTACTGGACGACAGCTCCCGGCTTGGCCCTGGACTTCATCATGTCCAAGTGA
- a CDS encoding ABC transporter ATP-binding protein — MAEIILEGVTKRFPDGALAVKDVNLEIADGEFVILVGPSGCGKSTTLNMIAGLEDITEGTLRIGDRVVNDLAPKERDVAMVFQSYALYPHMNVRENMGFPLRLAKVDKGTIDAKVTEAARILDLTEHLDRKPANLSGGQRQRVAMGRAIVRDPKAFLMDEPLSNLDAKLRVQMRTQISRLQRRLGTTTVYVTHDQTEAMTLGDRVVVMRQGLVQQIGTPAELYDLPRNIFVAGFIGSPAMNFVNATMGDGVLHSPLGDLALDDRTRQALERQNAPREVIVGLRPEAFQDAALAHDRARTGPVFTATVEVLESLGSDVYVYFSAEGGPATTTELEELAKDSGLRDTGADTGHIVARLDAATRAREGEPVELRVDMAKAHVFDPATGANLTHPVMAD, encoded by the coding sequence ATGGCCGAGATCATCCTCGAGGGAGTCACCAAGCGTTTTCCCGACGGGGCCCTCGCCGTCAAGGACGTGAACCTTGAGATCGCCGACGGCGAGTTCGTGATCCTCGTCGGTCCGTCGGGATGCGGCAAGTCCACCACCCTGAACATGATCGCCGGACTGGAGGACATCACCGAGGGCACACTGCGCATCGGCGACCGAGTCGTCAACGACCTCGCCCCCAAGGAACGCGACGTCGCCATGGTGTTCCAGAGCTACGCCCTGTACCCGCACATGAACGTCCGCGAGAACATGGGCTTCCCGTTGCGCCTGGCCAAGGTCGACAAGGGCACGATCGACGCCAAGGTGACGGAAGCCGCGCGGATCCTCGACCTGACCGAGCATCTGGACCGCAAGCCCGCCAACCTCTCCGGCGGGCAGCGCCAGCGGGTGGCCATGGGACGGGCGATCGTCCGTGATCCCAAGGCGTTCCTGATGGACGAGCCACTGTCCAACCTGGACGCCAAGCTCCGGGTCCAGATGCGCACCCAGATCTCCCGGCTGCAGCGGCGCCTCGGCACGACCACCGTGTACGTCACCCACGACCAGACCGAGGCGATGACGCTCGGCGACCGAGTCGTGGTCATGAGGCAGGGTCTGGTCCAGCAGATCGGCACCCCCGCCGAGTTGTACGACCTGCCGCGCAACATCTTCGTCGCCGGCTTCATCGGCTCCCCGGCCATGAACTTCGTGAACGCCACGATGGGGGACGGAGTCCTGCACTCCCCCCTGGGCGACTTGGCCCTCGACGACCGTACGAGGCAGGCGCTGGAACGCCAGAACGCGCCCCGCGAGGTCATCGTGGGGCTGCGACCGGAGGCGTTCCAGGACGCCGCCCTGGCGCACGACCGGGCCCGGACGGGCCCGGTCTTCACCGCCACCGTGGAGGTGCTGGAGTCCCTCGGCTCCGATGTGTACGTCTACTTCAGCGCGGAGGGTGGACCCGCGACGACCACCGAACTGGAGGAACTGGCCAAGGACTCCGGCCTGCGCGACACGGGCGCCGACACCGGTCACATCGTGGCCCGCCTGGACGCCGCCACGCGCGCCCGCGAGGGCGAGCCGGTCGAACTGCGGGTCGACATGGCCAAGGCGCACGTGTTCGACCCGGCGACCGGCGCGAACCTCACCCATCCGGTGATGGCGGACTGA
- a CDS encoding carbohydrate ABC transporter permease has product MSTRAQPPGTPPPPGADTKQAGPDRSALSAGARQERRLGWLLCAPAVVVMIAVTAYPIGYAVYLSLQRYDLRFPGRAEFVGLSNYGAVLSSPFWWDAFWVTLFITAVSVTIELVLGMGLALIMHRTIFWRGVVRTSVLVPYGIVTVVAAFSWQYAWTPDLGYLAELLPSGDAPLTERWPALWLIILAEVWKTTPFMALLLLAGLALVPEETLKAAMVDGATAWQRFTKIMVPLMKPAILVALLFRTLDAFRIFDNIYVLTAGAQGTGSLSILGYDNLFTSLNLGIGSAISVLIFLCVGIIAFTFVKLFGAAAPGAEVKR; this is encoded by the coding sequence ATGAGCACGCGGGCGCAACCGCCCGGAACCCCGCCACCCCCGGGGGCGGACACCAAGCAGGCGGGGCCGGACCGGTCGGCACTCTCGGCGGGCGCCAGGCAGGAGCGGCGGCTCGGCTGGCTGCTCTGTGCGCCCGCGGTCGTCGTCATGATCGCGGTGACCGCCTACCCCATCGGGTACGCCGTGTATCTCTCCCTCCAACGGTACGACCTGCGCTTTCCCGGACGGGCCGAGTTCGTGGGACTGAGCAACTACGGGGCGGTTCTCTCCTCCCCGTTCTGGTGGGACGCCTTCTGGGTCACCCTGTTCATCACCGCCGTGTCCGTGACGATCGAACTCGTCCTCGGCATGGGGCTCGCCCTGATCATGCACCGCACGATCTTCTGGCGCGGTGTCGTCCGCACGTCGGTCCTCGTTCCGTACGGGATCGTCACCGTCGTCGCCGCCTTCTCCTGGCAGTACGCCTGGACGCCCGACCTCGGATACCTCGCCGAACTGCTGCCCAGTGGAGACGCTCCACTGACCGAGAGGTGGCCCGCGCTCTGGCTGATCATCCTCGCCGAGGTGTGGAAGACGACGCCGTTCATGGCGCTGCTGCTGCTCGCGGGCCTGGCGCTGGTGCCTGAGGAGACCTTGAAGGCGGCCATGGTGGACGGTGCCACTGCCTGGCAGCGCTTCACCAAGATCATGGTGCCGCTGATGAAGCCGGCGATCCTGGTGGCGCTGCTGTTCCGTACCTTGGACGCGTTCCGGATCTTCGACAACATCTATGTCCTGACCGCGGGAGCCCAGGGGACAGGCTCTCTGTCGATCCTCGGGTACGACAACCTGTTCACCTCGCTGAACCTGGGCATCGGGTCGGCGATCTCGGTCCTGATCTTCCTCTGTGTCGGGATCATCGCCTTCACGTTCGTCAAGTTGTTCGGCGCCGCCGCGCCCGGCGCGGAGGTGAAGCGCTGA
- a CDS encoding alcohol dehydrogenase catalytic domain-containing protein, whose amino-acid sequence MKHIAIESPIGAPWHQPKHPNPGRTIAGVVEAVGSEVTGFAPGDTVYGTAVAAFAKYAAARPERSAQAGPTHLRGAGDGTSQRADRTPGRREHCPARRCGRWAPTA is encoded by the coding sequence ATCAAGCACATAGCGATCGAATCACCCATCGGCGCGCCATGGCATCAGCCCAAGCACCCCAATCCCGGCCGCACCATCGCCGGTGTCGTCGAGGCGGTCGGTTCCGAGGTGACCGGGTTCGCGCCCGGCGACACGGTCTACGGCACGGCAGTCGCCGCGTTCGCCAAGTACGCCGCCGCCCGTCCCGAGAGGTCCGCCCAAGCCGGCCCGACTCACCTTCGAGGAGCCGGCGACGGTACCAGCCAGCGCGCTGACCGCACTCCCGGCCGTCGCGAGCACTGCCCAGCCCGCAGGTGCGGGCGCTGGGCGCCCACCGCGTGA
- a CDS encoding FG-GAP and VCBS repeat-containing protein — protein sequence MRARTLAATAAVAALTATGLTLPLAGSAAAATTARFDFNGDGYADIAVGMPDATVNGKAKAGYVSVIYGGAQSPYQSTGVISQAETGIPGTPEAGDRFGSSVAPVDVNGDGVFELVVGASGESLTSDQLKDEGTITVLDGSEWHIKGTTVARGTSEYSSIGRTIATGDYDGDGDTDLAYGENGEEHGALRFRPGPLTADPVTTTTVRRYSMGGSTRALATGDFDGDGRDDLAATWKGLEDSSTFVTRWDDQGKPAQWWADADRGSTLAAADFDQDGTDDLAVGLVQPNPETETTHCEDRLGGAVLLLKGSKTTSFGTENECITQSSQEVGGNAEEGDDFGAALAAGDLNADSRPELVVGVPGEDVGTLKDAGGYVVMNNTGQGLHGGLARSQSTPNMPGAAEAGDRFGAQVAVGDYNRDGLWDTAVSAPGENDGEPRSGGVWFVPSSTEETYPPGKSLTPFGFALPYGAIKYGEVLGL from the coding sequence GTGCGCGCACGCACCCTGGCCGCCACCGCCGCCGTCGCGGCCCTCACCGCCACCGGCCTGACCCTGCCGCTCGCCGGGAGCGCCGCGGCCGCGACGACGGCGCGGTTCGACTTCAACGGTGACGGATACGCGGACATCGCGGTCGGCATGCCCGACGCCACGGTGAACGGCAAGGCCAAGGCCGGCTACGTCAGCGTGATCTACGGTGGCGCGCAGAGCCCGTACCAGTCCACCGGTGTCATCAGCCAGGCCGAGACCGGCATACCCGGCACGCCCGAGGCGGGTGACCGTTTCGGCTCCTCCGTGGCGCCCGTCGACGTGAACGGCGACGGCGTCTTCGAACTCGTCGTCGGCGCGAGCGGCGAGTCGCTCACCTCCGACCAGCTCAAGGACGAGGGCACCATCACCGTCCTGGACGGCTCGGAGTGGCACATCAAGGGCACCACCGTGGCCCGGGGCACGTCCGAGTACAGCAGCATCGGCCGCACCATCGCCACGGGTGACTACGACGGCGACGGCGACACCGACCTCGCGTACGGCGAGAACGGCGAGGAGCACGGCGCGCTCCGGTTCCGCCCGGGCCCGCTCACCGCCGATCCGGTGACCACCACCACGGTGCGCAGGTACAGCATGGGCGGCAGCACCCGCGCCCTGGCCACCGGCGACTTCGACGGCGACGGCCGGGACGATCTCGCCGCCACCTGGAAGGGCTTGGAGGACTCCAGCACCTTCGTCACCCGCTGGGACGACCAGGGCAAGCCCGCCCAGTGGTGGGCCGACGCCGACCGCGGCAGCACGCTGGCCGCCGCCGACTTCGACCAGGACGGCACCGACGACCTCGCGGTCGGCCTCGTACAGCCCAATCCCGAGACGGAGACGACGCATTGCGAGGACCGGCTCGGCGGTGCGGTGCTCCTGCTCAAGGGCTCGAAGACCACGTCGTTCGGCACCGAGAACGAATGCATCACCCAGTCGAGCCAGGAGGTCGGCGGAAACGCCGAGGAGGGCGACGACTTCGGCGCCGCGCTGGCGGCCGGTGACCTGAACGCCGACAGCCGCCCCGAACTCGTAGTCGGCGTGCCCGGTGAGGACGTGGGCACCTTGAAGGACGCGGGCGGATACGTCGTCATGAACAACACGGGTCAGGGCCTCCACGGCGGTCTGGCCCGCAGCCAGAGCACCCCGAACATGCCCGGCGCGGCCGAGGCCGGCGACCGCTTCGGTGCCCAGGTGGCCGTCGGCGACTACAACCGCGACGGCCTGTGGGACACCGCGGTCAGCGCGCCCGGGGAGAACGACGGTGAGCCCAGGTCGGGTGGCGTCTGGTTCGTACCGAGCAGCACCGAGGAGACATACCCGCCCGGCAAGTCTCTGACCCCCTTCGGCTTCGCACTGCCCTACGGCGCCATCAAGTACGGCGAGGTGCTGGGGCTCTAG
- a CDS encoding carbohydrate ABC transporter permease, producing the protein MAEVGKTHAARWGVINVVVVLYALFPVWWIAALSFKDPSTLTDGNYIPTDWTWANYRGIFETAEFTRALINSIGIALIATVIAVALGTMAAYAVARLRFPGKRVLIGMSLLIAMFPPISLVSPLFNIERIIGIFDTWIGLIIPYMTFSLPLAIYTLSAFFREIPWDLEKAAKVDGATPAQAFRMVIVPLAAPGVFTTAILVFIFCWNDFLFAISLTSTESARTVPAAIAFFTGSSQFQQPTGSIAAAAVVITIPIIIFVLFFQRRIVAGLTSGAVKG; encoded by the coding sequence ATGGCCGAAGTAGGCAAGACGCATGCCGCCCGATGGGGTGTCATCAACGTGGTGGTGGTGCTGTACGCCCTGTTCCCGGTGTGGTGGATCGCCGCGTTGTCCTTCAAGGACCCCTCCACCCTGACCGACGGCAACTACATCCCCACGGACTGGACCTGGGCGAACTACCGGGGCATCTTCGAGACCGCCGAGTTCACCCGCGCGCTGATCAACTCGATCGGCATCGCCCTCATCGCCACGGTGATCGCGGTGGCGCTGGGCACCATGGCCGCCTACGCGGTGGCGAGACTGCGCTTCCCCGGCAAGCGGGTGCTCATCGGCATGTCCCTGCTGATCGCCATGTTCCCGCCGATCTCCCTGGTGTCCCCGCTGTTCAACATCGAGCGGATCATCGGGATCTTCGACACCTGGATCGGCCTGATCATCCCGTACATGACCTTCTCACTGCCGCTGGCCATCTACACCCTGTCGGCCTTCTTCCGGGAGATCCCCTGGGACCTGGAGAAGGCCGCCAAGGTCGACGGGGCGACACCCGCGCAGGCCTTCCGGATGGTCATCGTGCCACTCGCCGCGCCGGGCGTGTTCACCACCGCGATTCTGGTGTTCATCTTCTGCTGGAACGACTTCCTGTTCGCGATCTCGCTGACGTCCACAGAGTCCGCGCGCACGGTGCCCGCCGCGATCGCGTTCTTCACCGGAAGCTCCCAGTTCCAGCAGCCCACCGGGTCGATCGCCGCCGCCGCTGTGGTCATCACCATCCCGATCATCATTTTCGTTCTGTTCTTCCAGCGGCGCATCGTCGCCGGACTGACCTCCGGGGCAGTCAAGGGCTGA